The Homalodisca vitripennis isolate AUS2020 unplaced genomic scaffold, UT_GWSS_2.1 ScUCBcl_2224;HRSCAF=6758, whole genome shotgun sequence DNA segment atcctctatttacagtaaatcattcacagtctctgcttgtcgactttggaataatctcccggatcatattagaggtattcgtggtcgggaacggtttcggggggtgcttagggaccatctgttttggacctcgtcgggttgacgatatcgtggcatagggtatgggacgatggctttgtatgaatggtgatggatgaatgtctgttaacttccttgtaagttttattctatgtatttatttttagtttcatagaaaacctttgtttcattttattactttatataaatagagattataatttttgattgtaaaatagtaatgtaaactgtattgtggctcttgttttacagtaatagtagagtttattaatttgtggttaggtgtaagagaggacttaatagtcctaacctcgccaattgaatatgttttatggtactttgggattataccgaccacaccagtatgaagaacacaaaaatagaaatttatagaaacaaacatgatagaacgaaaaaacaactcttcaattacaaaattacaaacttacaagcatttccaggtattgtgatcggtattgttgtcactgttatcttatctttctcgagaatcctgattacggcaggccgcgcggcatcacgtgatttgcacggtacatcattgcctttccattacaattcaatttatatttctgattagcccctctagaatttgatattttactgataggtactatctcgagggatgtttttctttcgtcgacatcagcgcggggcagcaccgaaggtgctgtcgaagcccgcgctgatggccggaggcactcgcattttgggtggcggaatgtgatcaagaataaaaacaagttttgagtgtttttttaataaaaagtttagtttggtaaatgtttgtttttgttgaatttttgtgtttggagaaatgtagaggtaaaacacggaagtacaacaaagcgatgcaccagctgaacgggcggcgagactctgcaatcacgttatctactagacgctcgactttgacctctgtctgaggatggggaggtgtttgcgataagacaattcctgttttatattgacgaaatattgttctacgctaatctagtaatcagtagaaacgaaatgtgaaataacgattcatgtctgggtgtggtcggtataatcccaaagtacctgttttatgttttacgttgtattcaataaagtcatttttcatttcatttcatttcctttCTTCCAACTTAACCAGAAGGAAACTTGTATCTCTTAAAGtagtttcaaaaattgtattatggctgttgtaataattatcaatatattggATTAGtctggaaaaataatttatagttacaactacaaatattaaaataagcatatcaattgtttgtttaaagttgATTATTGACTATGGTCGATGGAAGATtcgaaaggataacaggatttcgatgCTTTTAACTAGTCATTTGTCTAGAcagtaatttaaacttaatgaTTTACAGAATTCATGTTCATACGGTTGCATTATATCGTGATTTTGTACAATGTGGATTGTAACCATTTTGGAGCTTTCTATTGATTGAGACTTAAGAACTATTCCGATTAATGTATTGTAACTTTTCCGTATGTATTGTCTTAGTACACATTTTAGTTTGAATTGGTTagagattatgacattttaccTCTATTTCCGcaatattactgaatatttttcaACACTGCACccttttaattcaattatttataaaaacaggcacagttacagtttttttaatacatattataatgtaatatttataaacttgtattaCACTTACACTTTTTGACGACTTTTGCACTTTAAAATTTGACATCCATTCACAATTTGTGGAAAGAATggttatatattagttttatttatgtctatttttaagttctaaaaacaaattttaccaaCATTTTGCTATCTCACACTGTTTTTGCCAAACTATACTGACGCAAGCATTAAATGTTAATGGCGAAATAAACACGTTGTTCTTGAATGTCTACGTCTGCTTCAAGTCTAGGGAATTTACAAGaagttatttatgtttagttacatacaactgaaaaatataaacactcaGATACACTGCACCGTGGATTGGGTGTAGTATTGTTCAGAACTGGCGAGTCTAATCAAAAGTCGTTGatatactaaaatttaacaataatgtaatgtataacacttttaaatgtaaatagtcTAAGTAAGgtctaagaaaaataataattttatgtagtaTCAAAATTATTAGATTCAACAACAAAAAAGAAGGGTAGACTTTAAaaaagcggcctacactcgttattcggttctTTCTATCGAATGGTTCGATATTTTATCGTAAGGAATAATTcgataatacaatttatttaacttagcatatgatttcaacttattacttatagtaatattaatgtaaacaataaacagcaagaagtaactaatatttagatactttaaaaatggcaatgaatatgaggaaaatatgtgagatatttctcacaagtgacttcaacatgtgggttttttggctcctggtaacccatggggagaattctttcctccatttcacaaaagcggtttgTCATTCATTGATATCAAACTAGACAAGTCATAAATACTGTAAGGtagatatctaagtctaggccatagttgacttttttgttttgtgatgttagtgttaaatttatgtttttaaaagtgtaatggaCGAGATTCTTCTtattacggtaatttattataaatcttattgtgtacgatttgtACATATCGAAGTTGAATATTGTATGAAATTGTTCGATAAAACAACCTAAAACCGAGTGTAAGCCGCTTACTAAAGTCTCccaagaaagaagaaaaaagatTTTATCGGTTGGCTCCCATACGAACACCTGATTTAGGCCTCACGTGTTTCAAATTAGTATTAGATTAGATTGTGTTTGAGGTTATAAATGCGTAAAACCGTGTAATTTTTCGAATAAGTGTATTTTTTGTCAGATTAACTATGGAACACACATTTAAAGAAATAGGATCTCTCCTCAAAGATGGACCAATAAATGGCAAAGAGAGtttgtttttagaaatttttgatataattttgagcTGCACAAGCCAGGAGGAAGCCAAAGAACATTTCTCCAGTGAGTTTTTATCATCCATCCTTAAGTTTTCTGACTGGAATTTGGaatacaaaagtataatttaCAAGATCTTCATTAATATCTTCTCAGAAGAGGATTTGAATGACCATCTTTCTGAAAGCAAGGTGATTATTGATCTGTTTGATTTATCTCTAAGTGACATTACCAATAAAAACAGTATACATGCTGATTCCGCTTCGATGCTGCTTTCCAACATCACTCGATGCCATAATAGCTGTAAACGGATTTCAGATTGTGAATGCCCACTATCCCAAACATTACATAAACTAGTTGCAGCATTTACAATAGTAGGTTACAATATATCGTGCTCATTGGATCAACTAGCAATGGTGCTATGCAACCTCAGCCAGTTAACAGATGTTAGAAAAATCATGACTCAATCTGACCATTGCATGTTACAGAAACTTGTTCCTTTCATGAATCATGAAAGCAATGTTCGACGTAGAGGGATTATTGGTGTAGTACACAATTGTGCTTTTGATTCGAGTGTCCACGACTGGCTGCTAAGTATAGACGTTGATATCTTACCAAGACTTCTTCTTCCATTGGCAGGC contains these protein-coding regions:
- the LOC124371896 gene encoding protein HGH1 homolog, giving the protein MEHTFKEIGSLLKDGPINGKESLFLEIFDIILSCTSQEEAKEHFSSEFLSSILKFSDWNLEYKSIIYKIFINIFSEEDLNDHLSESKVIIDLFDLSLSDITNKNSIHADSASMLLSNITRCHNSCKRISDCECPLSQTLHKLVAAFTIVGYNISCSLDQLAMVLCNLSQLTDVRKIMTQSDHCMLQKLVPFMNHESNVRRRGIIGVVHNCAFDSSVHDWLLSIDVDILPRLLLPLAGPEQFDDEDNDKLPIELQYLPDTKTREPDPEIRKQILETLNQLCATRSGRQFLRDHNSYIILRELHKWEEDTSALLACENVVDILIRTEDEIGIDHLKSVEIPSDLQEKFKNLSSD